One stretch of Paenibacillus sp. AN1007 DNA includes these proteins:
- a CDS encoding ABC transporter permease subunit: MRRMMAICNKELQAYFLSPTSYFAFAVYVLMTSLLFYSSFVYYQPSIVDYRLVLGDTLSMLLFVVPLLTMRLVAEEFRQGTDELLLTSPTRVTEIVFGKYLASLAILLVLILCSLVYPFIMSFYGKLDLTSVWLSALGLFFLGGSMMAIGLFASTLSQHQMVSAVAGFIMLLILWMLNSFTGNTGSALQQWLDPFALTKHFDSFTKGVLSGPDVLYYVTLTGVFLLLSIQIVERKRWR; encoded by the coding sequence ATGAGACGAATGATGGCGATCTGTAACAAAGAGCTGCAGGCCTATTTCCTGTCGCCAACCTCTTATTTTGCTTTTGCTGTGTATGTATTGATGACCAGTCTGCTGTTCTATTCAAGCTTTGTATATTACCAGCCAAGCATTGTGGACTATCGCCTCGTATTAGGAGATACATTGTCCATGCTGCTTTTTGTGGTGCCATTGTTGACGATGCGTCTTGTCGCAGAAGAATTCAGACAGGGAACGGATGAGCTGCTGCTTACTTCGCCGACACGCGTGACCGAGATAGTTTTTGGAAAATATTTAGCTTCACTCGCCATACTGCTCGTGCTCATTTTGTGCAGTCTGGTGTATCCATTCATCATGTCGTTCTATGGGAAACTGGATCTGACGTCTGTCTGGTTATCTGCGCTCGGTTTGTTCTTCCTAGGGGGCAGCATGATGGCAATCGGGTTGTTTGCCTCCACATTATCCCAGCATCAGATGGTATCCGCGGTAGCGGGTTTTATTATGCTTCTCATTTTGTGGATGCTTAATTCATTTACAGGTAATACGGGGTCCGCTCTGCAGCAGTGGCTTGATCCGTTTGCACTGACGAAACACTTTGACAGCTTTACGAAAGGTGTACTCAGCGGACCGGATGTTCTGTACTACGTCACGCTTACGGGTGTGTTTCTACTGTTAAGCATTCAAATTGTAGAACGGAAGCGGTGGAGGTGA
- a CDS encoding GldG family protein — protein MKKWLSHTNSTVLSVAVIGIFILLTLFLNSLGGFQLDLTSNKQYTLSDQSLTAIKNIKDDVNILVLTVENANNTVLNREVSDMVQEYTKRSSKLKMKKYNLTQEPALASKYGITGSSIVLEQGDRHKVIDTASLFTANGDGNDGSYQFTGEEKLTQALMNLSSTETKKMVFLTGHEELSLSQMGMLRSSLEQNNISTEELQLNQAGKVPEDADVLAIIGPQRDLSDAELKAVRAYMSSGGKLLISLGFAENMKSSWKNIDALIADYGVVDEHAVMVDNKQASTMGPLWVVPEYGSHAITDKLAQSKLYPMLSLSIALTSKEQDKYKLSPLMHSSNDSYGETDINGLLQNETNNDKDADIQGPVDLGYAADTKDGKPKAVILGSSIFMQDSEIASGGNRDFILNTVNYLSEKEDGLTIRPRIQAGYEIAYLNGQQARTIFFTAIVAFPLVFVIIGVILWWRRRRV, from the coding sequence ATGAAAAAGTGGTTAAGTCATACCAACAGTACCGTATTGTCTGTCGCGGTGATTGGCATCTTTATTTTGCTGACCCTGTTTCTGAATTCACTTGGTGGTTTCCAGCTCGATCTGACCTCCAATAAGCAGTACACGTTATCAGACCAGTCCTTGACAGCAATTAAAAATATAAAAGATGATGTTAATATTCTTGTATTAACGGTTGAAAATGCAAATAATACCGTCCTGAATCGTGAAGTGTCAGATATGGTTCAGGAATATACCAAACGCAGCAGCAAGCTCAAAATGAAAAAGTACAACTTGACGCAAGAACCTGCGCTTGCCTCTAAATACGGGATTACAGGCAGTTCGATTGTATTGGAACAGGGAGACCGGCATAAAGTCATCGACACGGCCAGCCTGTTCACGGCGAACGGGGATGGGAATGATGGATCTTATCAGTTTACAGGTGAAGAGAAATTGACACAGGCACTGATGAACCTGTCTTCTACAGAAACAAAAAAAATGGTGTTCCTCACTGGACACGAAGAGCTGAGTCTGAGTCAGATGGGCATGCTGCGATCTTCGCTGGAACAGAATAATATCTCCACCGAAGAGCTGCAGCTGAACCAGGCTGGCAAGGTTCCTGAAGATGCCGATGTGCTTGCGATTATTGGGCCACAACGGGATCTGAGCGATGCAGAGCTTAAGGCGGTGCGAGCTTACATGAGCAGCGGAGGTAAGCTGTTAATATCCCTCGGTTTTGCAGAAAATATGAAATCCAGCTGGAAAAATATCGATGCATTGATCGCAGACTATGGCGTGGTGGATGAGCATGCTGTTATGGTGGATAACAAACAAGCCAGCACCATGGGACCGCTGTGGGTTGTTCCAGAGTATGGCAGTCATGCGATCACAGACAAGCTTGCTCAAAGCAAGCTGTATCCAATGCTCTCCTTGTCGATTGCCCTGACAAGCAAAGAGCAGGATAAATATAAGTTATCCCCGCTCATGCATTCCTCCAATGATAGTTACGGAGAGACGGATATTAACGGTCTGCTGCAGAATGAAACGAACAATGACAAGGATGCAGACATCCAAGGCCCTGTTGATCTTGGCTATGCTGCAGATACGAAGGATGGCAAACCGAAAGCAGTCATTCTGGGATCGTCCATTTTCATGCAGGATTCGGAAATTGCGAGTGGCGGCAATCGGGACTTTATTCTGAATACAGTCAATTATTTGAGTGAAAAAGAAGACGGTTTGACCATACGCCCGCGCATACAGGCAGGTTATGAAATCGCCTATCTGAATGGTCAGCAGGCCAGAACGATATTTTTCACGGCCATTGTGGCATTCCCGCTTGTCTTTGTGATTATCGGGGTCATCTTATGGTGGAGGCGCAGACGTGTATGA
- a CDS encoding DUF4340 domain-containing protein, with protein sequence MKKLIPTIVVVVILIAGWVYAANQNYFREEEALKTKLLDISSADIQAITLHEGAGGKSEADAVSTVELKDGAWHMSTPKDYPLNQYSVGSWLDALSSADQEMVVEESPKNVEKYGLGSTATRLDMQLKTGRKIKLAIGSQLPAGDAHYVQVDSGAVVAVNNEAVTNIALTRHGLLDTTPFNMDESAIHTLEWEGEAASWMLRASSEGDTASEHAWTLNGKSIKAEDAISLIDKIKNLTTAEDVRKASDLKGAIPRSTLSVEQQVNGQETTTVYRLLIIPSEPDTIWVITPDGGWAYAMDAASLKETEKFAETLKTSTASAKSPESAKSGAPDQTAKPDKASTSQTSSKS encoded by the coding sequence ATGAAAAAATTAATACCAACGATTGTGGTCGTTGTTATCTTGATCGCAGGCTGGGTGTATGCCGCCAATCAGAATTATTTTCGGGAAGAAGAGGCGCTAAAGACCAAGCTCCTCGATATTTCATCAGCGGATATTCAGGCGATCACACTGCATGAGGGTGCTGGAGGCAAGTCGGAAGCAGATGCTGTGTCGACGGTCGAATTAAAGGATGGTGCATGGCATATGTCTACGCCGAAGGACTATCCGTTGAATCAATATAGCGTAGGGAGCTGGCTCGATGCGCTGAGCAGTGCCGATCAGGAAATGGTAGTTGAAGAGTCGCCAAAGAATGTGGAGAAATACGGCTTAGGCAGTACGGCCACACGTCTGGATATGCAGTTGAAGACCGGGCGGAAAATCAAACTTGCCATCGGCAGCCAGCTTCCTGCAGGTGATGCACATTATGTACAGGTTGATTCAGGAGCGGTGGTTGCTGTAAATAATGAAGCTGTGACCAATATTGCTCTCACACGTCACGGATTGCTGGATACCACCCCGTTCAATATGGATGAGTCCGCTATTCACACTCTTGAATGGGAAGGTGAAGCAGCGAGCTGGATGCTGAGGGCTTCATCAGAAGGAGATACCGCATCCGAACACGCATGGACGTTAAATGGCAAGTCGATTAAGGCAGAAGATGCAATCTCACTTATTGATAAAATCAAAAACCTCACAACTGCCGAAGACGTTCGCAAAGCGTCCGATTTAAAAGGCGCTATCCCTCGTTCCACACTGTCTGTTGAACAGCAGGTAAACGGGCAGGAGACGACCACGGTGTATCGACTGCTGATCATTCCATCGGAGCCGGATACCATCTGGGTGATCACCCCGGATGGAGGGTGGGCTTACGCGATGGACGCAGCCAGTCTGAAAGAAACAGAAAAGTTTGCGGAAACGCTCAAAACTTCCACTGCATCTGCAAAGTCTCCAGAATCCGCGAAATCCGGAGCGCCTGACCAAACAGCCAAACCTGATAAAGCTTCAACGTCCCAGACATCTTCCAAGAGCTAA
- a CDS encoding YhcN/YlaJ family sporulation lipoprotein, which yields MPTVKKATAITLSLSTAIFVMAGLTGCGNRDNNMHTQSVREQAHGINRYGVETNGMDGIRARSYRMHNVTDLRSSDELAKRITEMKEVESAHVMLTDRNAYVAVRLANGHAGKLGSKSAGQPSSRLNGTMRNYASDTMRGGLMNEDMGGMRVHGGSGTNSPYSTSGIAPGLNTGTATDRSHMGNDRGLYGTMGTGTIGMMRGLTDSGKARPMNETQYGTRSERPRMMDSSDDNTPEEIKGKISAKIKQFAPNVENVYVSANPDFVGQVENYAADLRSGKPVSGMIDSFQSMVERIFPTNAGDTHHRDGILGDGVMNRNHDGLMNRNHNDGGMMKRMTR from the coding sequence ATGCCAACAGTCAAAAAGGCAACAGCGATTACGTTATCATTATCTACTGCAATTTTTGTAATGGCCGGCTTGACGGGTTGTGGAAATCGCGACAATAACATGCATACGCAAAGTGTTCGTGAACAGGCACATGGCATCAATCGATACGGCGTTGAAACCAATGGCATGGACGGCATTCGTGCAAGAAGTTACCGGATGCACAATGTCACAGACCTGAGATCCAGTGATGAACTGGCAAAACGCATTACTGAAATGAAGGAAGTCGAGTCCGCTCACGTCATGTTAACGGACCGTAATGCCTATGTTGCTGTGCGTCTGGCTAATGGACATGCGGGTAAGCTGGGCAGTAAATCAGCAGGACAACCGAGCAGCCGTCTAAATGGCACCATGCGTAATTATGCCAGTGATACAATGCGTGGTGGCTTGATGAATGAGGATATGGGCGGGATGCGCGTTCATGGAGGATCGGGCACGAATTCCCCATACAGTACAAGCGGAATCGCTCCGGGGCTTAATACGGGTACAGCAACCGACCGCAGCCATATGGGCAATGACCGCGGCCTTTACGGCACGATGGGCACGGGAACAATCGGTATGATGCGCGGCTTGACGGATAGCGGCAAAGCCCGTCCGATGAACGAAACTCAGTATGGCACAAGAAGTGAACGCCCGCGTATGATGGACAGTTCAGATGATAATACACCTGAAGAGATCAAAGGCAAAATCTCAGCTAAAATCAAGCAGTTTGCGCCAAATGTGGAGAACGTATATGTGTCGGCTAACCCGGATTTCGTAGGTCAGGTTGAGAACTATGCAGCGGATCTGCGCAGCGGCAAACCGGTCAGCGGCATGATCGATTCATTCCAGTCGATGGTAGAGCGCATTTTCCCGACGAACGCTGGCGATACCCATCACCGGGACGGTATCCTGGGTGATGGCGTCATGAATCGCAACCACGATGGTTTAATGAATCGCAACCATAATGATGGCGGCATGATGAAACGTATGACTCGGTAA
- a CDS encoding methyl-accepting chemotaxis protein, which translates to MNIVEGLTNQLVDSVQHVAAHSEELSATSEEMLSNTKKAVQTSGGVTQVAGFIREISEQTNLLGLNAAIEAARVGDAGAGFGVVAKEIRKLSVDTKNATNEIEKSLLTVRQSVQLLDNDLGEITASSQEQAELVSEFMETINHLNETTKELKQFMQQLISIHES; encoded by the coding sequence TTGAACATCGTTGAAGGACTAACCAACCAACTGGTGGACAGTGTACAGCATGTTGCAGCTCATTCGGAAGAGCTGAGCGCTACCTCCGAAGAGATGCTGAGCAATACGAAAAAAGCGGTTCAGACTTCTGGCGGGGTAACTCAGGTTGCTGGATTTATTCGCGAGATCTCCGAGCAGACGAACTTGCTGGGCCTTAATGCGGCCATTGAAGCCGCACGTGTCGGGGATGCAGGAGCCGGTTTTGGGGTAGTAGCCAAGGAAATTCGCAAACTGTCTGTTGATACCAAAAATGCCACTAACGAAATTGAGAAGTCCTTACTGACGGTGAGACAGTCCGTCCAATTGTTAGATAACGACCTTGGCGAAATTACGGCAAGTTCACAGGAACAGGCTGAGCTCGTCAGCGAATTTATGGAAACGATCAACCACTTGAACGAAACGACGAAAGAGTTAAAACAATTCATGCAGCAATTAATTAGTATTCATGAATCTTAA
- a CDS encoding helix-turn-helix transcriptional regulator, producing the protein MKGIDHHKSKFLLTHREREVFELLVQDKTTRDIAGQLFISEKTVRNHISNVMQKLNVKGRSQAVVELIKLGELKI; encoded by the coding sequence TTGAAGGGTATCGATCATCATAAAAGCAAATTTTTGTTAACCCACCGTGAACGCGAAGTATTCGAATTACTGGTTCAGGACAAAACAACGCGTGACATCGCAGGGCAGTTATTCATCAGCGAGAAAACGGTGCGTAACCATATCTCCAATGTGATGCAGAAACTCAATGTTAAGGGTCGTTCGCAGGCAGTTGTAGAGCTGATTAAGCTCGGAGAACTGAAGATTTAG
- a CDS encoding type IV toxin-antitoxin system AbiEi family antitoxin domain-containing protein, translating into MNEQIKAEARHVLAEHHGIARTKDFIKAGVSPYHIKKLEFIGEIERIKQGLYRQSGLIQEAPNEMVEVSKLVPKGVICLLSALSYYELTTYNPWEYRIAIHRGSKKPKLPDYPPIKIIYLADAQYSIGIDEVDIDGSVVRIYDREKTICDMVRYREKLGMDLMKEGLRNYLKSSNKNITKLVSYADKLRIQTVLQKYLEVLI; encoded by the coding sequence ATGAATGAGCAGATCAAAGCTGAGGCAAGGCACGTGCTGGCGGAGCATCATGGGATTGCTCGAACAAAGGATTTTATCAAAGCGGGTGTATCTCCATATCACATAAAAAAGTTGGAATTCATTGGTGAGATTGAACGAATAAAGCAAGGGCTTTACCGACAATCAGGGCTAATACAGGAAGCGCCCAATGAAATGGTTGAAGTGTCAAAGCTGGTCCCTAAAGGAGTGATTTGTCTTCTCTCTGCACTTTCCTACTACGAGCTGACAACCTACAATCCTTGGGAGTACCGAATCGCTATTCATCGCGGCAGTAAAAAGCCAAAACTTCCAGACTATCCTCCTATTAAAATAATCTATCTGGCAGATGCTCAATACAGCATTGGAATCGATGAAGTAGATATCGATGGCTCGGTAGTTAGAATTTATGATCGTGAAAAAACGATTTGTGATATGGTGAGATATCGAGAGAAGCTTGGAATGGATTTGATGAAGGAAGGGTTGAGGAATTACCTTAAATCATCTAATAAAAACATAACCAAGCTTGTTTCATATGCTGATAAGCTGAGGATTCAAACGGTTTTGCAAAAGTATCTGGAGGTATTAATCTGA
- a CDS encoding nucleotidyl transferase AbiEii/AbiGii toxin family protein — translation MSEIKNIPASVSERLKNIAKESGKAFDTLLLLYFQERFLYRLSISDFRDKFILKGGLFLFSQTQFKARPTKDVDFLARQIANELELLRESFIAICSISVPSDGVFFQLDKMTTERIKEDADYEGVRIKVTALLGRMRKRSCSLISDLVM, via the coding sequence ATGAGTGAGATTAAAAACATTCCCGCTTCTGTTTCAGAACGCTTGAAGAATATAGCCAAAGAATCAGGAAAGGCTTTTGATACGCTGCTGCTTTTATATTTTCAGGAGCGGTTCTTATACCGTTTATCCATCTCTGATTTCAGAGATAAGTTCATTTTAAAGGGGGGACTATTTTTATTTTCGCAAACGCAGTTCAAAGCGCGTCCAACCAAAGATGTTGATTTTCTCGCCAGACAGATTGCTAATGAATTGGAATTATTAAGAGAGTCATTCATTGCAATTTGCTCCATTAGCGTACCCTCAGATGGCGTTTTTTTTCAGTTGGATAAAATGACAACAGAGAGAATTAAAGAAGATGCAGATTATGAAGGTGTGAGAATTAAGGTAACAGCACTTCTAGGGCGTATGAGAAAGAGATCTTGCAGTTTGATATCGGATTTGGTGATGTAG
- a CDS encoding MurR/RpiR family transcriptional regulator, translated as MAAILHALQQELNNLPSQERRIAEIILQSPSDVPGMTINKLAEQSGTSAATVTRFCKSFHFKGFPDLKMKLASELSHTPNETAYQDIVAGNSLSKIVAAIEANHLASIADTTRLLDLGRLEQAVQLLCQARRIDLYGVATSSIVTQDFYQKLVRIGKSCTAFSDSHMQITSASSLGPGDVAMAVSYSGETPETIDALTCAKQAGAAAISLTSYGSSSLAAVSDIPLFTSSLEEGMRRGDMASRIALLHVIDILFTGMVSADFDQFIPKLEQSYHNVQSYRFHHTGGA; from the coding sequence ATGGCGGCTATATTACATGCTTTACAGCAGGAATTAAACAATCTGCCATCACAGGAGCGGCGGATCGCCGAGATTATTTTACAATCGCCGTCGGATGTACCGGGCATGACGATTAATAAATTGGCTGAGCAGAGCGGGACAAGCGCGGCGACGGTAACCCGTTTTTGCAAATCATTTCACTTCAAAGGTTTTCCTGATCTCAAAATGAAGCTTGCTTCTGAGCTGTCGCACACGCCGAATGAAACAGCATATCAGGATATCGTTGCAGGCAACTCATTATCTAAAATTGTGGCGGCCATTGAAGCGAACCATCTTGCCTCTATCGCTGACACTACACGTTTACTGGACCTGGGCAGACTGGAACAAGCGGTGCAGCTCTTGTGCCAGGCCCGTCGTATTGACCTTTACGGGGTGGCCACGTCGTCTATTGTGACACAGGATTTTTACCAAAAGCTTGTGCGGATCGGCAAAAGCTGTACCGCCTTTTCCGATTCCCATATGCAGATTACATCCGCGTCCTCGCTGGGGCCAGGAGATGTGGCGATGGCCGTATCCTACTCAGGTGAAACCCCGGAGACAATTGACGCGCTGACTTGTGCCAAACAGGCTGGGGCTGCTGCTATCTCGCTGACGTCATACGGCAGCAGCTCACTCGCTGCAGTGTCCGATATTCCACTCTTCACCTCTTCTCTCGAAGAAGGAATGCGGCGCGGGGATATGGCTTCACGCATTGCGCTGCTGCATGTGATCGATATTTTGTTCACGGGCATGGTGAGTGCGGATTTTGATCAATTTATACCTAAACTTGAGCAGTCGTATCACAATGTGCAGTCCTATCGTTTCCATCACACCGGAGGTGCTTGA
- the nagB gene encoding glucosamine-6-phosphate deaminase, with translation MNIRIFENEEDLNATGAGLIASLLQTKPRAVLGLATGSSPVGIYKQLIAMYQKGLVSFAQASSFNLDEYVGLPTGHRESYRSFMNEQLFNHIDMDLSRTNVPNGEAADLAAECAGYEQRLEERGPVDLQLLGIGHNGHIGFNEPGTELTGRTHVVDLKEETRKANARFFDSIDEVPAQAITMGVGSILKAKQILLIARGEEKAEIIREAFMGPITTTCPASLLQCHPNVVVLLDRAAGRLVR, from the coding sequence ATGAATATTCGTATTTTTGAAAATGAAGAAGATTTGAACGCGACAGGTGCAGGCTTGATCGCCAGCTTGCTGCAGACGAAACCTCGTGCCGTTCTCGGACTTGCAACAGGAAGTTCACCTGTAGGAATTTATAAGCAGTTAATTGCAATGTATCAGAAGGGATTGGTGAGTTTCGCACAGGCATCGTCCTTTAATCTGGATGAATATGTAGGTCTGCCTACCGGGCATCGGGAAAGCTACCGCAGTTTTATGAATGAGCAGCTGTTTAATCATATCGACATGGATCTATCCCGCACGAATGTACCGAATGGTGAGGCAGCGGATCTAGCCGCAGAATGTGCCGGTTACGAGCAGCGTCTGGAGGAGCGGGGGCCGGTCGATCTGCAATTGCTTGGCATTGGGCATAACGGCCATATTGGTTTTAATGAACCTGGAACGGAATTGACGGGCCGCACCCATGTGGTGGACTTGAAGGAAGAGACGAGAAAGGCAAACGCCCGTTTTTTTGACAGCATCGACGAAGTTCCGGCGCAGGCGATTACGATGGGTGTAGGTTCTATTTTAAAAGCAAAACAAATCCTGCTCATCGCCCGTGGCGAAGAGAAAGCGGAAATTATCCGCGAAGCGTTCATGGGTCCAATCACAACGACCTGTCCGGCATCCTTGCTGCAGTGTCATCCGAACGTGGTTGTATTACTGGATCGAGCGGCAGGGAGGCTGGTTAGATGA
- the nagA gene encoding N-acetylglucosamine-6-phosphate deacetylase codes for MTETNPKVSSSELEKKLNLLRGRLLLADELLEDGLIAWCAGKIVYAGIPEGLPERIRREAGSLPAKGTGLIVPGFIDIHVHGGNGEDFMDASRDVLDKITSFHSSQGTTAMLATSMTAPKERLDHVLAEVDRYRSGEMPYAQLEGVHLEGPFFSPKWPGAQNPDHIVLPDVSWLQGWEKQYPGLIRQVTLAPEREGALEVISWLREQRITAALGHTDAAYDDVQRAVEAGLHHAVHTFNAMTPLHHREPGTAGAVLSDPRISAEVIADGVHVHPAAISILAQLKQGNDQLVLITDAMSAAGLDDGEYKIGDLPVVVKNGEARLKEGGALAGSTLTMVRGFRYLVQEVGLSLMAASRAASLTPARLLGIDHRTGSLTQGKQADIVWLNEELEIDTVWVKGRRMAKHAEGADVTTG; via the coding sequence ATGACCGAAACGAATCCTAAAGTCAGCAGCAGTGAGTTGGAAAAGAAGCTGAATTTGCTCCGCGGCAGACTGCTGCTTGCCGATGAATTGCTGGAAGACGGCCTGATCGCCTGGTGCGCTGGGAAAATCGTATATGCCGGCATACCGGAAGGTCTACCTGAACGCATTCGGCGAGAAGCAGGATCACTTCCTGCAAAAGGAACAGGCCTAATTGTACCTGGATTTATTGATATCCATGTACATGGCGGTAACGGAGAAGATTTCATGGATGCCAGTCGCGACGTGCTGGACAAGATTACTTCATTTCACAGTTCACAGGGGACAACAGCGATGCTGGCAACATCCATGACGGCTCCGAAAGAACGGCTGGATCACGTTTTGGCTGAAGTAGACCGCTACCGTTCCGGGGAAATGCCGTATGCACAGCTGGAAGGTGTACATTTAGAGGGGCCTTTTTTCAGTCCGAAGTGGCCTGGTGCACAAAATCCCGATCATATCGTGCTTCCCGATGTCAGCTGGCTGCAGGGATGGGAAAAACAATACCCGGGCCTGATCCGGCAGGTGACGCTGGCACCAGAACGTGAAGGTGCGCTGGAGGTTATTTCTTGGCTGCGAGAACAGCGGATTACAGCAGCCCTTGGTCATACTGATGCAGCTTACGACGATGTACAGCGCGCAGTTGAAGCTGGGCTGCATCATGCTGTACATACGTTTAACGCGATGACACCACTGCATCACCGGGAGCCGGGGACGGCAGGGGCCGTGCTGAGTGATCCGCGCATCAGTGCTGAAGTGATCGCCGATGGCGTACATGTCCATCCTGCGGCCATATCAATCCTTGCTCAATTGAAGCAGGGGAACGATCAGCTTGTGCTGATTACGGATGCGATGTCAGCAGCCGGACTGGATGACGGCGAATACAAAATCGGTGATCTGCCCGTGGTCGTGAAGAACGGCGAGGCACGTTTGAAAGAAGGCGGCGCGCTGGCAGGAAGCACATTGACCATGGTTCGTGGGTTCCGTTATCTTGTGCAGGAAGTCGGACTGAGTCTAATGGCTGCTTCTAGAGCTGCAAGTCTGACGCCTGCACGCCTGCTTGGTATTGATCACCGCACGGGTTCCCTGACACAGGGAAAACAGGCAGATATCGTTTGGCTGAATGAGGAACTGGAGATTGACACGGTGTGGGTGAAGGGCAGAAGAATGGCGAAGCATGCTGAAGGAGCAGACGTAACGACGGGTTGA
- a CDS encoding oleate hydratase translates to MKKEHGHKQVYFVGGGIASLAGAAYLVRDCDFPGENIHIIEEMSVLGGSNDGAGNPEQGYVIRGGRMLNDEAYENLWELLATIPSIDHPGMSVREEITAFDYANTTHSNARLINRDGQVEDVLSMGFDMADRLAMGKLIITPEDTLGKLRINDWFAPHFFQTNFWYMWATTFAFQPWHSAVEFKRYMLRFFHEFPRIQTLEGVTRTPYNQYDSIILPLHRYLEPYGVDFTLKCTVTDLDFKEGDGITVNRMHVRRNGMEVIDIHEDDLVIVTNGSMTEGADLGSMTAAPKLNGKGSSWKLWENIAAKKPMLGSPSSFNDHVDESKWESFTVTFQDSVFFDLMEKFTRNRAGTGALVTFKDSSWFMSVVLAFQPHFRNQPEHVTVFWGYGLYPDNVGDYVKKRMCDCTGEEIMQELIGHLHFQEHQEAIMATANCIPCMMPYITAQFMPRLNSDRPKVVPEGSTNLAFISQFCEIPDDVVFTEEYSVRAARIAIYTLLGMNRPVEPIHQYQYDVRTLFSSFVTSFR, encoded by the coding sequence GTGAAAAAAGAACACGGTCATAAACAGGTTTATTTTGTAGGCGGAGGTATTGCATCACTCGCAGGAGCAGCTTATTTGGTCAGAGACTGTGACTTCCCTGGCGAGAATATTCATATTATTGAAGAAATGTCCGTTCTCGGGGGCAGTAATGATGGAGCAGGTAACCCGGAGCAGGGTTACGTCATTCGCGGTGGACGCATGCTTAATGATGAAGCGTATGAAAATCTGTGGGAACTGCTCGCGACCATCCCTTCTATTGATCATCCAGGTATGTCGGTCAGAGAAGAGATTACAGCATTTGATTATGCCAACACCACACACTCCAATGCAAGATTAATTAACCGCGATGGTCAAGTGGAAGATGTATTATCCATGGGTTTTGATATGGCTGACCGACTGGCGATGGGCAAACTCATTATTACTCCTGAAGACACGCTGGGCAAATTGCGAATCAATGACTGGTTTGCACCACACTTTTTCCAAACGAACTTCTGGTATATGTGGGCGACTACCTTTGCATTCCAGCCTTGGCACAGTGCAGTGGAGTTCAAACGATACATGCTTCGCTTCTTTCACGAATTCCCGCGCATTCAAACCCTGGAGGGGGTTACACGTACACCTTACAACCAATATGATTCCATAATCCTGCCGCTGCACCGATATTTGGAGCCTTACGGCGTAGACTTCACACTGAAATGCACGGTCACAGATCTGGACTTCAAAGAAGGTGACGGTATAACGGTTAATCGTATGCATGTGCGGCGGAACGGTATGGAAGTGATTGACATTCATGAGGATGACCTGGTTATCGTTACTAACGGCTCTATGACGGAAGGTGCCGATCTCGGTTCTATGACTGCTGCTCCAAAACTGAACGGCAAGGGAAGCTCCTGGAAGCTGTGGGAGAACATTGCGGCGAAAAAACCGATGCTGGGCAGCCCGTCCTCTTTTAACGATCACGTCGATGAGTCCAAATGGGAATCGTTCACCGTCACCTTCCAAGATTCGGTTTTCTTTGATCTGATGGAAAAATTCACACGCAACCGTGCGGGTACAGGGGCACTCGTTACATTTAAAGACTCAAGCTGGTTTATGTCCGTTGTGCTCGCCTTCCAGCCCCATTTTCGGAATCAGCCCGAACACGTTACCGTATTCTGGGGCTATGGCTTGTACCCGGACAACGTAGGTGACTATGTGAAAAAAAGAATGTGTGACTGCACAGGTGAAGAGATTATGCAGGAACTGATCGGGCATCTTCATTTTCAGGAGCATCAGGAGGCGATTATGGCAACCGCCAATTGTATACCATGTATGATGCCTTATATTACTGCACAATTTATGCCCCGGCTGAACAGCGACCGCCCCAAAGTCGTGCCCGAAGGTTCAACAAACCTGGCGTTTATCAGTCAATTTTGTGAGATCCCCGACGACGTGGTGTTTACGGAAGAATATTCTGTGCGCGCTGCACGGATCGCCATCTATACGCTGCTTGGCATGAACCGCCCGGTGGAGCCGATCCACCAGTATCAATACGATGTGCGAACGCTGTTCAGCAGTTTCGTGACTTCGTTTAGATAA